The following coding sequences lie in one Pseudarthrobacter phenanthrenivorans Sphe3 genomic window:
- a CDS encoding winged helix-turn-helix transcriptional regulator, translated as MSHILLLTNSTGSSVDILPALELLNHRVHILPAEPTALLETDPCDIVLLDARKDLVGARSLTQLLKATGLSAPLVLILTEGGMAAVSSAWAVDDIVLDSAGPAEVEARIRLSVARAVPEQEDAPTEIRAAGVIIDEASYTARVNGAPLNLTFKEFELLKYLAQHPGRVFTRQQLLTEVWGYDYYGGTRTVDVHVRRLRAKLGADHENLISTVRNVGYRLTLVRQQEDELTEA; from the coding sequence ATGTCGCACATCCTGCTCTTGACGAACAGCACTGGCTCTTCGGTGGACATCCTGCCTGCCTTGGAATTGCTGAACCACCGCGTCCACATCCTCCCTGCCGAACCCACCGCCCTCCTGGAAACGGACCCGTGCGACATCGTGCTGCTGGATGCCCGCAAGGACCTGGTGGGTGCACGCTCCCTCACCCAGCTTCTGAAAGCCACGGGCCTGAGCGCACCGCTGGTCCTGATCCTGACCGAAGGCGGCATGGCCGCCGTTTCCTCGGCCTGGGCCGTAGATGACATCGTTCTGGACTCTGCCGGCCCCGCCGAGGTGGAAGCCCGGATCAGGCTGTCCGTTGCCCGTGCCGTGCCGGAGCAGGAGGACGCACCCACTGAAATCCGCGCCGCCGGCGTCATCATCGACGAGGCAAGCTATACAGCCCGCGTCAATGGCGCTCCCCTTAACCTGACGTTCAAGGAATTCGAGCTGCTGAAGTACCTGGCGCAGCACCCGGGCCGCGTCTTCACCCGGCAGCAGCTGCTCACCGAAGTCTGGGGCTACGACTACTACGGTGGAACCCGCACCGTGGATGTCCACGTCCGGCGTCTGCGTGCCAAGCTCGGCGCCGACCACGAAAACCTCATCAGCACGGTCCGCAATGTGGGCTACCGCCTCACCCTGGTGCGTCAGCAGGAGGACGAACTCACCGAGGCCTGA
- the mshD gene encoding mycothiol synthase: protein MTPAHPEKWPVHVERGAVDQQLLRDCRDLLAAAEESDGNPSISEQTLVTMRAGDSAEHSLLTLALYAPDEDSDPASGQDLAGFAVVVEAPDGTGVLEIAVHPSYRNQGVADRLAGALKERRGLDGLKAWSHGNHEAAADLAARYGFGPIRELWKMRMTTAGADLPEPYLPEGVSLRTFVPGKDEEPWLALNRAAFAHHPEQGSLTRADLDARMAEEWFDPAGFFLAEDGRGNLLGYHWTKVHPRHGGHPAIGEVYAVGVAPEAQGTGLGKALTIAGIRYLQGLGLHAVMLYTDADNAPAVALYRKLGFTRWDMDVMYGPVAAG from the coding sequence ATGACTCCAGCGCACCCCGAGAAGTGGCCCGTCCATGTTGAACGAGGCGCCGTTGACCAGCAGCTCCTGAGGGATTGCAGGGACCTCCTGGCCGCGGCCGAGGAATCCGACGGCAATCCGTCCATCTCGGAGCAGACCCTTGTGACCATGCGGGCGGGGGACTCCGCGGAGCACTCCCTGCTGACCCTGGCGCTGTATGCCCCTGACGAGGACTCCGACCCCGCCTCCGGCCAGGATCTCGCCGGTTTCGCGGTGGTGGTGGAAGCGCCGGACGGCACCGGAGTGCTGGAGATCGCGGTCCACCCCAGCTACCGAAACCAGGGCGTTGCGGACCGGCTGGCGGGCGCCCTGAAGGAACGCCGCGGGCTGGACGGGCTGAAGGCGTGGTCCCATGGCAACCATGAGGCCGCTGCTGACCTGGCCGCCCGCTACGGCTTCGGTCCCATCCGCGAGCTTTGGAAGATGAGGATGACGACGGCGGGAGCGGACCTTCCCGAGCCTTACCTTCCGGAGGGCGTCTCCCTCCGCACTTTCGTGCCGGGGAAGGACGAGGAGCCATGGCTCGCCCTGAACCGGGCCGCCTTCGCCCACCACCCCGAACAAGGGAGTCTCACCCGGGCCGACCTCGACGCGCGGATGGCGGAGGAGTGGTTCGATCCTGCAGGGTTCTTCCTGGCTGAAGACGGCCGGGGCAACCTGCTCGGCTACCACTGGACCAAGGTGCACCCGCGGCACGGCGGCCACCCGGCCATCGGGGAGGTCTACGCGGTGGGTGTGGCGCCGGAGGCGCAGGGCACGGGCCTCGGCAAGGCGTTGACGATTGCCGGTATCCGGTACCTCCAGGGCCTGGGGCTGCACGCCGTCATGCTGTACACCGACGCCGATAATGCCCCGGCCGTTGCGCTGTACCGCAAGCTGGGCTTCACCCGCTGGGACATGGACGTGATGTACGGGCCGGTGGCAGCCGGGTAG
- a CDS encoding RNA degradosome polyphosphate kinase: MNPEPSGTATSQDVAVPVRARFGSSEVPASRATQDRIDIPEFAPNLQPEGDIRPDRFLDRELSWLSFNSRVLELAEDPTLHLLERVSFLSIFASNLDEFFMVRVAGLKRRIATGLAVPSPAGLSPVEVLERISAEAHRLQQRHAQVYADQIRPALAYEHIHLMHWDELDDAAKQQLSVMFAEKVFPILTPLAVDPAHPFPYISGLSLNLAVVVRNPISDKELFARVKVPDQLPRLISIDGPRAGAVAGRVARFIALEEVISVHLDKLFPGMEVLEHHTFRVTRNEDVEVEEDDAENLLQALEKELLRRRFGPPVRLEVTNDINPNIRALLIRELGVEESEVYSVPAPLDLRGLSVIAAIDRADLHYPKHVPHTSRYLNESETSKAANVFAAMRRRDILLHHPYDSFSTSVQAFLEQAAADPKVQAIKQTLYRTSGDSPIVDALIDAAEAGKQVLALVEIKARFDEQANISWARKLEQAGVHVVYGIVGLKTHCKLSLVVRQEVDGLRRYCHIGTGNYHPRTARYYEDLGLLTANEQVGEDLSKLFNQLSGYAPKSTFKRLLVAPRSVRSGLIDRIETEIRNARAGVPGRVQIKVNSMVDEAIIDSLYRASQAGVKVDVVVRGICSLRPGVPGLSENITVRSILGRFLEHSRVFAFANGGDPVVYIGSADMMHRNLDRRVEALVQLASADDINYVLDLLKRYMAPGTASWHLDNEGNWTRHHLAEDGRPLEDVQSWLLASRPRQRSLSRR, encoded by the coding sequence ATGAACCCGGAACCTTCCGGAACAGCCACGTCCCAGGATGTTGCAGTGCCGGTGCGTGCCCGCTTCGGCTCCTCGGAGGTACCGGCGTCACGGGCCACCCAGGACCGCATAGACATCCCGGAGTTTGCGCCGAACCTGCAGCCTGAAGGCGATATCCGCCCGGACCGCTTCCTGGACCGTGAACTGAGCTGGCTCAGCTTCAACTCCCGGGTGCTGGAACTGGCCGAGGACCCCACCCTGCACCTGCTGGAACGGGTCAGCTTCCTCTCGATTTTCGCCTCCAACCTGGACGAGTTCTTCATGGTCCGGGTGGCCGGGCTGAAGCGGCGCATCGCCACCGGCCTTGCAGTGCCCTCCCCCGCCGGGCTGAGCCCGGTTGAGGTGCTCGAACGGATCAGCGCGGAAGCCCACCGGCTCCAGCAGCGGCACGCGCAGGTGTACGCAGACCAGATCCGGCCTGCCCTGGCCTATGAACACATCCACCTCATGCACTGGGACGAACTGGATGACGCAGCCAAGCAGCAGCTGAGCGTCATGTTCGCCGAAAAAGTGTTCCCCATCCTTACGCCGCTGGCGGTGGACCCGGCCCACCCCTTCCCGTACATTTCCGGCTTGTCGCTCAACCTGGCAGTGGTGGTGCGCAACCCGATCAGCGACAAGGAGCTCTTCGCCCGTGTCAAGGTGCCGGACCAGCTCCCTCGCCTGATCTCCATCGACGGTCCCCGTGCCGGCGCGGTGGCGGGCCGGGTGGCCCGCTTCATCGCCCTTGAGGAAGTCATCTCCGTCCACCTGGACAAACTCTTCCCCGGGATGGAGGTCCTGGAGCACCACACCTTCCGCGTCACCAGGAACGAGGACGTGGAGGTGGAAGAGGACGACGCCGAGAACCTCCTGCAGGCCCTCGAAAAGGAACTGCTGCGGCGCCGCTTCGGCCCGCCTGTCCGGCTCGAGGTCACCAATGACATCAACCCGAACATCCGCGCGCTGCTGATCCGCGAGCTGGGCGTCGAGGAATCCGAGGTGTATTCCGTTCCGGCTCCCCTGGACCTGCGTGGGCTGTCCGTGATCGCCGCCATCGACCGTGCCGACCTCCACTACCCCAAGCACGTCCCGCACACGTCCCGATACCTCAACGAGTCGGAGACGTCCAAGGCCGCCAACGTGTTTGCGGCCATGCGCCGGCGGGACATCCTGCTGCACCACCCCTACGACTCGTTCTCCACCTCCGTCCAGGCCTTCCTGGAGCAGGCCGCCGCGGATCCCAAGGTCCAGGCCATCAAGCAGACCCTGTACCGCACGTCCGGCGACTCGCCCATCGTCGACGCGCTGATCGATGCGGCCGAGGCCGGCAAGCAGGTCCTTGCCCTGGTGGAGATCAAGGCGCGGTTTGACGAGCAGGCAAACATTTCCTGGGCCCGCAAGCTGGAACAGGCCGGCGTGCACGTGGTCTACGGCATCGTGGGCCTCAAGACGCACTGCAAGCTCTCGCTGGTGGTCCGGCAGGAGGTGGACGGGCTCCGCCGGTACTGCCACATCGGCACCGGCAACTACCACCCCCGGACCGCCCGCTACTACGAGGACCTGGGCCTGCTGACCGCCAACGAGCAGGTGGGCGAGGACCTGTCCAAGCTGTTCAACCAGCTTTCCGGCTACGCCCCCAAGTCCACGTTCAAGAGGCTGCTGGTGGCACCGCGTTCTGTCCGTTCGGGCCTGATCGACCGGATTGAAACCGAGATCCGCAACGCCCGGGCCGGGGTTCCCGGGCGGGTGCAGATCAAGGTGAACTCCATGGTGGATGAGGCCATCATCGATTCCCTGTACCGTGCCTCGCAGGCCGGTGTGAAGGTGGACGTGGTGGTCCGCGGAATCTGCTCCCTGCGGCCCGGCGTGCCCGGCCTCAGCGAAAACATCACGGTCCGCTCCATCCTGGGCAGGTTCCTGGAACACTCCCGTGTGTTCGCCTTCGCCAACGGCGGGGACCCGGTGGTGTACATCGGCTCGGCAGACATGATGCACCGCAACCTGGACCGCCGCGTGGAAGCACTGGTGCAGCTCGCGAGCGCCGACGACATCAACTACGTCCTGGACCTGCTCAAGCGCTACATGGCACCCGGAACCGCCAGCTGGCACCTGGACAACGAGGGCAACTGGACACGGCACCACCTGGCTGAGGACGGCAGGCCGCTCGAGGACGTCCAGTCCTGGCTGCTGGCCTCCCGCCCCCGGCAGCGCAGCCTGAGCCGGCGGTAA
- a CDS encoding NUDIX hydrolase encodes MSSDALVADQTDHPGEPVAVTAAGALPWRVVKDKLEVLLIHRPRYDDWSWPKGKIDDGETIPECAVREIQEEIGLTAQLGIPLPPIHYHVASGLKVVHYWAVKVNGARLLPDGKEVDSVMWCTPDKAASLLSNPSDVVPLEYLQEAHRRGELDTWPLLVLRHAKAKPRSSWSKAEGERPLAATGTRQAQAVSRLLHAWKPPRVVTSPWLRCVATVAPYAKAAGAKVKLVEALTEHRHERSPKKTAAVIEALFDKQRPVAVCTHRPALPTVFGQLARHMPPHLRALLPAKEPYLSPGEMVVCHVAPGGRRQIVAVEQFKPFDD; translated from the coding sequence TTGTCGAGCGATGCACTTGTAGCGGACCAGACAGACCACCCCGGGGAACCAGTAGCCGTCACGGCTGCCGGTGCCCTGCCCTGGCGGGTGGTCAAGGACAAACTGGAAGTCCTGCTGATCCACCGCCCCCGCTATGACGACTGGTCCTGGCCCAAGGGCAAGATCGACGACGGCGAAACCATCCCCGAGTGCGCTGTCCGGGAAATCCAGGAGGAGATCGGCCTGACCGCCCAGTTGGGCATCCCGCTGCCGCCCATCCACTACCACGTGGCTTCCGGGCTGAAGGTGGTCCATTACTGGGCAGTGAAAGTGAACGGTGCCCGCCTGCTTCCCGACGGCAAGGAGGTGGACAGCGTCATGTGGTGCACGCCAGACAAGGCGGCGTCCCTGCTGTCCAATCCATCCGACGTCGTGCCCCTTGAATACCTGCAGGAAGCCCACAGGCGCGGGGAGCTGGACACGTGGCCGCTCCTGGTCCTCCGCCACGCGAAGGCGAAGCCTCGCTCCTCGTGGAGCAAAGCGGAAGGCGAGCGGCCGCTGGCTGCCACCGGGACGCGGCAGGCGCAGGCAGTAAGCCGGCTCCTGCATGCCTGGAAGCCGCCGCGCGTGGTGACAAGTCCCTGGCTGCGGTGTGTCGCCACCGTGGCACCCTACGCCAAGGCTGCCGGCGCCAAGGTGAAACTCGTTGAAGCCCTCACCGAACACCGGCATGAGCGCAGCCCCAAGAAGACCGCCGCCGTCATTGAAGCCCTCTTCGACAAGCAGCGGCCGGTGGCGGTCTGCACGCACCGGCCGGCCCTGCCCACGGTCTTCGGGCAGCTTGCCCGGCATATGCCGCCGCACCTTCGGGCCCTCCTGCCGGCCAAGGAACCGTACCTGTCCCCGGGTGAAATGGTGGTGTGCCACGTGGCTCCGGGCGGGCGGCGGCAGATCGTGGCTGTGGAGCAGTTCAAGCCCTTCGACGACTAG
- a CDS encoding thymidylate synthase produces MSIPTPYEDLLRDVLASGTHKSDRTGTGTTSVFGRQMRFDLSKSFPLITTKRVHFKSVAVELLWFLRGETNVKWMQDQGVTIWNEWADADGDLGPVYGVQWRSWPTPDGGHIDQIAELMDSLKSNPDSRRHVVSAWNVSELRDMALPPCHAFFQFYVADGKLSCQLYQRSADMFLGVPFNIASYALLTCMVAQQVGLEPGEFVWTGGDVHIYENHMDQVLKQLEREPYEYPQLKILRKPASIFDYTLEDFEVVGYRHHPTIKAPIAV; encoded by the coding sequence GTGAGCATCCCAACGCCTTATGAAGACCTCCTGCGCGATGTCCTGGCTTCCGGCACGCACAAATCAGACCGCACGGGAACCGGAACCACCAGCGTTTTCGGGCGCCAAATGCGGTTCGACCTGTCCAAAAGCTTTCCGCTGATCACCACCAAAAGGGTCCATTTCAAGTCCGTGGCAGTGGAACTCCTGTGGTTCCTGCGCGGCGAAACGAACGTGAAGTGGATGCAGGACCAGGGCGTCACCATCTGGAATGAATGGGCTGACGCCGACGGCGACCTGGGGCCGGTCTACGGTGTCCAGTGGCGCAGCTGGCCCACTCCCGACGGCGGCCACATCGACCAGATCGCCGAGCTGATGGACAGCCTGAAGTCCAACCCCGACTCGCGCCGGCACGTTGTCTCGGCCTGGAACGTCTCCGAGCTCCGGGACATGGCCCTCCCGCCGTGCCACGCGTTCTTCCAGTTCTACGTGGCGGACGGCAAGCTGTCCTGCCAGCTCTACCAGCGCTCCGCCGACATGTTCCTGGGCGTCCCCTTCAACATTGCCTCCTACGCGCTGCTCACCTGCATGGTGGCGCAGCAGGTGGGGCTGGAACCCGGTGAATTCGTCTGGACCGGCGGTGACGTTCACATTTACGAAAACCACATGGACCAGGTCCTCAAGCAGCTGGAGCGCGAACCCTACGAATACCCGCAGCTGAAGATCCTCCGCAAGCCGGCGTCCATCTTCGACTACACCCTCGAGGACTTCGAAGTGGTTGGCTACCGGCACCACCCCACCATCAAGGCGCCGATCGCAGTATGA
- a CDS encoding dihydrofolate reductase gives MSTDKSTDPQSFTEELAASVTGVGLVWAQTPDGVIGKDGDMPWHLPEDLKHFTRLTMGHPVVMGRKTWLSFPEKYRPLPGRTNIVITRQKSWAGTPEAEGAVVVPSLDDALLESQFVEGGDTVWILGGGEIFSQSTELANVAVVTTIDVTADGDTYAPQLGPGWEASASVPPDGWLTGANGTRYRFTKWSRTEG, from the coding sequence ATGAGCACCGACAAGTCCACAGACCCGCAGTCCTTTACGGAAGAGCTGGCCGCCTCGGTAACCGGCGTCGGGCTGGTCTGGGCGCAGACCCCCGACGGCGTCATCGGCAAGGACGGCGACATGCCCTGGCACCTGCCCGAGGACCTGAAGCACTTCACCCGGCTCACCATGGGTCATCCCGTGGTGATGGGCCGCAAGACGTGGCTGTCCTTCCCGGAGAAGTACCGCCCCCTGCCCGGGCGGACCAACATCGTCATCACCCGGCAGAAAAGCTGGGCCGGGACACCCGAGGCGGAGGGCGCCGTCGTGGTTCCTTCCCTGGATGATGCGCTGCTGGAATCGCAGTTCGTGGAGGGCGGGGACACTGTGTGGATCCTGGGCGGTGGAGAAATCTTCTCCCAGTCCACCGAGCTGGCGAACGTCGCGGTGGTGACCACTATCGATGTGACGGCCGACGGCGATACCTACGCCCCGCAGCTTGGCCCAGGCTGGGAGGCATCGGCCTCCGTGCCGCCGGACGGCTGGCTGACAGGCGCCAACGGCACCCGCTACAGATTCACCAAATGGTCAAGGACTGAGGGCTAG
- a CDS encoding NF038396 family protein translates to MLKKPETLFVLGYMLLPLLALLSAIVGLTMILGGNKIAGAIVLVVVTQVFAFGAFFALRARKAAVLEESKRG, encoded by the coding sequence ATGTTGAAGAAACCGGAAACCCTCTTTGTCCTGGGTTACATGCTGCTGCCCCTGCTTGCCCTCCTGTCCGCGATCGTTGGGCTGACCATGATCCTGGGCGGCAACAAAATCGCCGGGGCCATCGTGTTGGTGGTAGTCACGCAGGTGTTCGCGTTCGGGGCCTTCTTTGCGCTCCGGGCCCGCAAGGCCGCCGTGCTGGAGGAGTCCAAGCGGGGCTAG
- a CDS encoding WXG100 family type VII secretion target: MAGNLWGADVDQLRTLAQQFNKTADLLMQQSTQLSSHINNNPAWKGEDAEHFRSDWNGNHRVLLQKTAARLKQESKLLLTNADEQDKASNAGGAGGSGPGGPGSGVPGGNGPGGNGRGSDNPWGPDWLADPNSPFRNGWDIYGLTKAFPNMRAGVFDIAAMLHKSRIGDFLDPAAWRAFQNSNEFSKFFNLSNNLFEGKFHQVLGLADTSTAFKYLGAFSGGLGLVGAGLDSLDAVNNFREGDYQAGAYSATKALLGVGSFAPPPVGTACMVASGALALYDNVPVVRDSVNYVGDKIADGAEAVGDAVGDGVAAVGDFFGF, encoded by the coding sequence GTGGCAGGAAACTTGTGGGGCGCCGATGTTGACCAGCTGCGCACGCTCGCGCAGCAGTTCAACAAGACGGCCGACCTGTTGATGCAGCAGTCAACCCAGCTGAGCAGCCACATTAACAACAACCCGGCATGGAAGGGCGAGGACGCGGAACACTTCCGCTCCGACTGGAACGGCAACCACCGGGTGCTCCTGCAAAAGACCGCAGCGCGCCTCAAACAGGAATCAAAGCTCCTGCTCACCAACGCGGATGAACAGGACAAGGCGAGCAATGCCGGAGGTGCAGGCGGGTCCGGGCCGGGCGGCCCTGGTTCGGGCGTGCCGGGCGGCAACGGCCCCGGCGGCAACGGGCGCGGGAGCGACAATCCCTGGGGGCCGGACTGGCTGGCAGACCCGAATTCGCCCTTCCGGAACGGCTGGGATATCTACGGGCTCACCAAGGCCTTCCCGAATATGCGGGCCGGAGTGTTCGACATCGCCGCGATGCTGCACAAGTCCCGTATTGGAGATTTCCTTGATCCCGCAGCCTGGCGGGCCTTCCAGAACTCCAACGAGTTCAGCAAGTTCTTTAACCTGTCCAACAACCTGTTTGAGGGCAAATTCCACCAAGTCCTTGGCCTTGCCGACACCAGCACGGCATTCAAGTACCTTGGCGCCTTCAGCGGAGGCCTGGGACTCGTCGGCGCGGGCCTCGACAGCCTGGATGCCGTCAACAACTTTAGGGAAGGCGACTACCAGGCTGGCGCGTACTCCGCCACCAAAGCGCTCCTGGGCGTCGGCTCCTTCGCGCCGCCACCCGTCGGTACGGCCTGCATGGTGGCCAGCGGCGCCCTTGCCCTCTACGACAACGTCCCCGTCGTCCGCGACTCCGTGAACTACGTCGGGGATAAGATCGCGGATGGTGCGGAAGCCGTTGGCGACGCCGTCGGTGACGGCGTCGCCGCGGTCGGCGACTTTTTTGGCTTCTGA
- the asd gene encoding aspartate-semialdehyde dehydrogenase produces the protein MTTAATPSVGLVGWRGMVGSVLMQRMQDEGDFANINPVFFSTSNAGGAAPSFADGAGKLENAFDVDTLAKLPIIVTAQGGDYTEQVHGELRSRGWDGLWIDAASTLRMNDDSIIVLDPINRDVIDKGLVNGTKDFIGGNCTVSCMLMGLGGLFKNGLVEWGTSMTYQAASGGGARHMRELLSQFGTLNAEVSTELDDPASAILDIDRKVLAHQRTEIDASQFGVPLAGSLIPWIDADLGNGQSKEEWKAGVETNKILGTSEDNRVIMDGLCVRIGAMRSHSQALTLKLREDLSVAEIEKLLDADNQWAKVVPNTKEASMAELTPVAASGTLDIPVGRIRKMEMGPQYISAFTVGDQLLWGAAEPLRRMLNIATGNL, from the coding sequence ATGACTACAGCAGCTACCCCTTCCGTCGGCCTGGTCGGATGGCGCGGCATGGTCGGTTCCGTCCTCATGCAGCGCATGCAGGACGAGGGCGACTTCGCCAACATCAACCCGGTGTTCTTCTCCACCTCCAACGCGGGAGGTGCCGCGCCGTCCTTCGCTGACGGCGCCGGCAAGCTCGAAAACGCGTTCGACGTCGACACACTGGCCAAGCTGCCCATTATCGTCACCGCCCAGGGCGGCGACTACACCGAGCAGGTCCACGGCGAGCTGCGCAGCCGCGGCTGGGACGGCCTCTGGATCGACGCCGCCTCCACCCTCCGCATGAACGATGACTCCATCATTGTGCTGGACCCCATCAACCGCGACGTCATCGACAAGGGCCTGGTCAACGGCACCAAGGACTTCATCGGCGGCAACTGCACCGTGTCCTGCATGCTGATGGGCCTGGGCGGGTTGTTCAAGAACGGCCTGGTGGAGTGGGGCACCTCCATGACCTACCAGGCTGCCTCCGGCGGCGGCGCCCGGCACATGCGCGAGCTCCTCAGCCAGTTCGGCACGCTCAACGCCGAGGTCAGCACGGAACTGGACGACCCGGCGTCGGCCATCCTGGACATCGACCGCAAGGTCCTGGCCCACCAGCGCACGGAGATCGACGCGAGCCAGTTCGGTGTTCCCCTGGCCGGATCCCTGATTCCCTGGATCGACGCGGACCTGGGCAACGGCCAGTCCAAGGAAGAGTGGAAGGCCGGGGTGGAAACCAACAAGATCCTGGGCACCTCCGAGGACAACCGCGTGATCATGGACGGGCTCTGCGTCCGCATCGGTGCCATGCGCTCCCACTCCCAGGCCCTCACCCTCAAGCTCCGCGAGGACCTGTCCGTTGCCGAGATCGAAAAGCTGCTGGACGCGGACAACCAGTGGGCCAAGGTGGTTCCCAACACCAAGGAAGCCTCCATGGCCGAGCTGACCCCGGTGGCCGCTTCCGGCACCCTGGACATCCCCGTAGGCCGCATCCGGAAGATGGAGATGGGCCCGCAGTACATCAGCGCCTTCACCGTAGGCGACCAGCTCCTCTGGGGCGCCGCCGAGCCGCTCCGCCGGATGCTTAACATCGCCACCGGGAACCTGTAA
- a CDS encoding winged helix DNA-binding domain-containing protein, protein MAGKRVTGRTLGRLRLVSQRLVPLPVTAAAQQADPQDPIAATVRWMTAMQAQDLQAALWAVGARAPGTGLSNARAALDSGAVVRSWPMRGTLHLVAPEDLRWMLDLTAERLTKGTASRHRELGITWADIEKCRDIALALVSGGGAAGRRELFQVFDTAGQPTQGQRGIHILGTLCRHAWLVPGPLAGNQQQFAAFDEWIPASRRLERQEAIAGFVLRYVRSHGPATVRDFAWWTQIPLTEVRAAFEDVKDQVVELEFEGNSYWLSPEVAGLLDGGVPGQRSVLLLPGFDEFLLGYQDRKLVLAAEHADRIVPGGNGVFKKTLVAGGEVVGTWGREGTGPGAAVVPELFDGARQLGTSARAAFDRAARRYLEFLDS, encoded by the coding sequence ATGGCTGGGAAACGCGTTACCGGCAGGACCCTCGGCAGGTTGCGGCTGGTGTCCCAGCGGCTGGTGCCGCTGCCCGTCACCGCTGCCGCGCAGCAAGCGGATCCTCAGGATCCCATCGCCGCTACTGTCCGCTGGATGACCGCGATGCAGGCCCAGGACCTGCAGGCAGCCCTGTGGGCGGTGGGCGCCCGGGCGCCGGGGACTGGCCTCAGCAATGCACGCGCTGCCCTCGATTCCGGTGCTGTCGTCCGGTCCTGGCCCATGCGGGGAACCCTGCACCTGGTGGCCCCGGAGGACCTGCGGTGGATGCTGGACCTTACCGCCGAGCGGCTTACCAAAGGCACCGCCTCCCGGCACCGCGAGCTGGGCATCACATGGGCGGATATCGAAAAGTGCCGGGACATCGCCCTGGCGCTGGTTTCGGGCGGAGGAGCGGCCGGCCGCAGGGAACTCTTCCAGGTTTTTGACACCGCCGGGCAGCCCACGCAGGGGCAGCGGGGCATCCACATCCTTGGGACGCTGTGCCGGCACGCATGGCTGGTCCCGGGGCCGCTGGCGGGAAACCAGCAGCAGTTCGCGGCTTTCGATGAGTGGATCCCCGCGTCGCGGCGCCTGGAGCGGCAGGAGGCCATTGCCGGGTTTGTGCTGCGTTACGTCCGGAGCCACGGGCCTGCCACCGTCCGGGACTTCGCCTGGTGGACGCAGATCCCCCTGACTGAGGTCCGGGCGGCGTTTGAGGATGTCAAAGACCAGGTGGTGGAGCTGGAGTTCGAAGGGAACAGCTACTGGCTGTCCCCGGAGGTAGCTGGATTGCTCGACGGCGGTGTCCCCGGGCAGCGCTCCGTCCTCCTGCTGCCCGGCTTCGACGAGTTCCTGCTGGGGTACCAGGACCGGAAACTGGTCCTCGCAGCGGAGCATGCCGACAGGATCGTGCCCGGCGGCAACGGCGTCTTCAAGAAGACCCTGGTAGCCGGGGGAGAGGTGGTTGGCACCTGGGGCCGCGAAGGCACCGGGCCGGGTGCCGCCGTCGTGCCTGAACTCTTTGACGGTGCCCGGCAACTGGGGACTTCAGCGCGGGCAGCCTTCGACCGTGCCGCCCGGCGCTACCTGGAGTTCCTGGACAGCTGA